A stretch of the Janthinobacterium sp. B9-8 genome encodes the following:
- a CDS encoding YbdK family carboxylate-amine ligase, with amino-acid sequence MPLEAFSTSQSLSLGVELELQLVSLSDFDLTASSPDLLELLSRQPFPGNVTPEITESMIEISTDIQTEYPKLLLQLQNMRDALVKAGDKLNIGVCGGGTHPFQLWSDRRIFNKPRFNEVSELYGYLTKQFTIFGQHVHVGCTSGDEAMFLLHALNRYVPHFIALSASSPFVQGYDTLFHSARLNSVFAFPLSGRAPFLLRWEDFEQKYFAKMELTGVIKSMKDFYWDIRPKPEFGTIELRVCDTPLSVERAAALACYLQALCRYLLEQYEAPPEEDDYLVYNYNRFQACRFGLDGTIVHPKTYQQSSLREDISNTLNRIQPHAAALNSTAALDHIHQLIIKGDDATFLRNEYEKRNNVAGMVDASIQRFRYGSGACPNK; translated from the coding sequence ATGCCACTCGAAGCCTTTAGTACCTCGCAATCGCTCAGCCTTGGGGTTGAGCTTGAATTACAACTGGTCAGCCTCAGTGATTTTGATTTAACCGCATCCAGCCCGGACTTACTGGAGCTATTAAGCCGACAGCCTTTTCCCGGCAATGTCACGCCAGAAATCACAGAAAGCATGATCGAGATTTCCACCGATATTCAAACAGAATACCCAAAGCTGCTCTTACAGCTGCAAAATATGCGTGATGCACTGGTGAAAGCAGGCGATAAGCTCAATATCGGTGTATGCGGCGGCGGCACGCACCCTTTTCAACTTTGGTCTGATCGGCGCATATTCAACAAACCTCGCTTTAATGAGGTTTCCGAGCTTTACGGCTATCTGACTAAGCAATTCACTATTTTTGGGCAACATGTGCATGTGGGCTGCACCAGCGGTGACGAGGCGATGTTTCTGCTGCATGCACTCAACCGCTATGTACCGCACTTTATTGCCTTATCGGCCTCATCCCCCTTTGTGCAGGGCTACGACACGCTGTTTCACTCGGCTCGGCTTAATTCTGTATTTGCCTTTCCTTTAAGTGGCCGCGCGCCCTTCTTGCTGCGCTGGGAAGACTTTGAGCAAAAATATTTTGCAAAAATGGAGTTAACCGGTGTAATCAAAAGCATGAAAGATTTTTACTGGGATATTCGTCCCAAACCCGAATTTGGCACGATAGAACTACGCGTTTGCGATACGCCACTTTCCGTAGAACGGGCGGCCGCCCTTGCGTGTTACTTGCAAGCACTTTGTCGCTATTTGCTTGAGCAATACGAAGCGCCGCCGGAGGAAGACGATTATCTTGTTTACAACTACAACCGCTTTCAGGCCTGCCGCTTTGGCCTAGATGGCACGATAGTTCACCCTAAAACCTACCAGCAAAGTAGCTTGCGGGAGGATATCAGCAACACCTTAAACCGCATCCAGCCCCATGCCGCCGCATTAAATAGCACAGCGGCTTTAGATCATATTCATCAGTTAATCATCAAAGGGGATGACGCCACTTTTCTGCGTAATGAATACGAAAAGCGCAACAATGTGGCAGGCATGGTCGATGCGTCGATACAACGTTTTCGCTATGGCAGTGGCGCTTGTCCAAACAAATAA
- a CDS encoding cation:proton antiporter, producing MFDLTVISSELAWPISLLIAWFAGEYGYRWAKIPRISSYAIVGFLLASSQAGLLPIGQSTSVLLLSNVAFGLILFEAGYRINLRWLIHNPWIGVTCLTEATLTFAAVYAVASGFGVASTNALLLASLSMATSPAAIVRVINEQRSAGQVSERLLHLSALNCVLAVFVFKIIVGLLVFETTGNLWHAASSSLLVLAASALLGGCLGLIVPILLRGIKCRNQDNTLAFVIALVLLVALSESLKLSAVLATLTFGLVVRHRRLEFHPLQRGFGALGDLLSVLLFVFIASTLQWQHVISGMGLGLAIIATRMLTKVCGISVFARISGITWRKGMLLGIAMTPMSAFVILMLEQTRHLGIHLADQLIPLASAALILEIFGPIITKQALIWSHEVPKNKE from the coding sequence ATGTTTGATCTAACGGTAATTTCATCTGAGCTAGCATGGCCGATCAGCTTACTCATTGCCTGGTTTGCAGGCGAATATGGCTATCGCTGGGCAAAAATACCCCGCATCAGCAGCTACGCCATTGTCGGGTTTTTACTCGCCTCATCACAAGCGGGCCTGCTACCCATCGGGCAATCCACCAGCGTGCTCTTGCTGAGCAATGTAGCGTTTGGCTTGATTTTATTTGAGGCAGGATATCGGATTAATTTGCGCTGGCTTATTCACAACCCGTGGATAGGCGTCACTTGCCTGACCGAAGCCACCCTCACTTTTGCTGCGGTTTATGCAGTAGCCAGTGGCTTTGGCGTGGCGTCGACCAACGCCCTTCTGCTGGCATCGCTCTCTATGGCAACTTCTCCCGCGGCCATTGTGCGGGTGATTAACGAGCAGCGTAGTGCCGGGCAAGTCAGCGAGCGCTTATTGCATCTTTCTGCTCTTAATTGTGTGCTGGCGGTGTTTGTTTTTAAGATTATCGTTGGGCTGCTAGTGTTTGAAACCACTGGTAATCTCTGGCACGCCGCATCCAGCAGCTTGCTGGTTTTAGCTGCGTCAGCTTTGCTAGGGGGATGCTTAGGGCTGATTGTGCCCATCCTGCTGAGGGGCATTAAATGCCGAAATCAAGACAACACACTAGCTTTTGTGATTGCCCTTGTACTGCTGGTAGCGCTCAGCGAAAGCCTGAAGCTTTCTGCCGTACTGGCCACGCTGACCTTTGGTTTGGTGGTGCGCCATCGCCGCCTAGAATTTCACCCTTTGCAACGCGGCTTTGGGGCATTAGGTGATTTGCTTTCTGTGCTGTTGTTTGTCTTTATTGCCTCTACCTTGCAATGGCAGCATGTGATCTCGGGCATGGGTTTAGGTTTGGCCATCATTGCCACCCGTATGCTGACTAAGGTGTGCGGCATCAGCGTCTTTGCGCGTATTAGCGGAATTACTTGGCGTAAAGGCATGCTGCTTGGCATCGCCATGACCCCCATGTCGGCCTTTGTGATTCTGATGCTAGAGCAAACCCGCCACCTTGGCATTCATCTGGCCGATCAGTTGATTCCACTCGCCTCCGCGGCGCTGATTTTAGAAATCTTCGGCCCCATCATCACCAAGCAGGCCTTGATCTGGTCACATGAAGTCCCGAAAAACAAGGAATAA
- a CDS encoding arylamine N-acetyltransferase family protein produces MLSDKEIEQYLGRINYSGSIAVDLATLTALHQAHMRHIPFENLDIHLSTPIVLTPPALFKKVILEKRGGFCYELNYLFSVLLSSLGFSAQLISAKVFNGKNYGPEFDHLLLLITLDHQQFIADVGFGDSFQTPLAIHSLKNENTSYQIMQSDDFYTVMQKKSNQEYKPQYQFTLNAYGISAFAEMCVYQQTSPASHFTQKSVCSIATPEGRNTISNGCVIQTKNGRRTIHHINNNAEYRQLLQQYFQISLPENARIAALLPEKKTLSQVNT; encoded by the coding sequence ATGCTAAGCGATAAAGAAATCGAGCAATATCTGGGACGAATCAATTATTCCGGCAGCATCGCCGTAGATCTAGCCACGCTCACCGCCTTGCATCAAGCCCATATGCGGCATATTCCTTTTGAAAATTTAGATATTCACTTAAGCACTCCTATTGTGCTTACTCCCCCCGCACTTTTTAAAAAAGTAATTCTGGAAAAGCGCGGTGGCTTTTGTTATGAGCTGAATTACTTGTTTTCTGTGCTGCTTTCATCTCTTGGTTTCAGCGCTCAACTTATCTCAGCCAAAGTATTCAATGGCAAAAACTATGGGCCGGAATTCGATCATTTATTACTACTCATTACTCTGGATCATCAACAATTTATTGCCGATGTCGGTTTTGGCGATTCATTTCAAACGCCCTTAGCCATCCATAGCCTAAAAAATGAAAATACCAGCTACCAAATTATGCAAAGCGATGATTTTTATACTGTGATGCAAAAAAAGAGCAATCAAGAATATAAGCCGCAATATCAATTCACCCTAAATGCTTATGGCATTAGTGCTTTTGCAGAGATGTGCGTTTACCAGCAAACATCTCCTGCTTCTCATTTCACACAAAAATCGGTTTGCTCAATCGCAACGCCAGAGGGGCGCAATACCATTTCAAATGGCTGTGTGATTCAAACAAAAAATGGCCGCCGCACAATTCACCATATCAATAACAACGCAGAATACCGCCAGCTTTTGCAGCAGTATTTTCAAATTTCACTCCCGGAAAACGCCCGTATTGCGGCACTCTTGCCTGAAAAAAAGACCCTTAGCCAAGTCAATACTTAG
- a CDS encoding pyridoxal-phosphate-dependent aminotransferase family protein encodes MLTPPMIMPFFPPHRILMGPGPSDIYPSVLAALSKPTVGHLDPLFVGMMDEIKTLLQYAFQTKNSVTMAVSAPGSAGMEACFVNLVEPGETVIVCRNGVFGERMRQNVERLGAMAVLVDNAWGEPVNPNQVEDALKAHPEAKFLAFVHAETSTGAVSDAKTLCALAKKYDCLTIVDAVTSLGGVELRVDDWGIDAVYSGSQKCLSCVPGLSPLSFSDAAVAKLKARKTPVQSWFLDQSLVMGYWGDATGGAKRSYHHTAPVNTLYALHESLRLLANEGLEKAWQRHRDMHQLLRYGLESLGLEFVVDTAYRLPQLNTVHIPAGIDDAAVRKVLLEDYNLEIGAGLGVFAGKAWRVGLMGYGARRENIALCVHALTTVLR; translated from the coding sequence ATGCTTACGCCACCGATGATTATGCCTTTCTTCCCACCTCATCGTATTTTGATGGGGCCTGGGCCGTCCGATATTTATCCTTCTGTGTTGGCCGCGTTATCTAAGCCGACGGTGGGCCATTTAGACCCACTGTTTGTGGGGATGATGGACGAGATTAAAACGCTGTTGCAATACGCGTTTCAGACCAAAAATTCAGTCACGATGGCGGTATCAGCACCTGGCTCGGCAGGGATGGAAGCGTGTTTTGTGAATCTGGTTGAGCCGGGTGAAACCGTCATTGTTTGCCGCAACGGCGTATTTGGTGAGCGTATGCGCCAAAATGTCGAGCGCCTTGGCGCAATGGCCGTGCTGGTGGACAATGCCTGGGGCGAGCCGGTTAATCCGAATCAGGTTGAGGACGCACTTAAAGCGCATCCAGAAGCCAAGTTTCTTGCCTTTGTACACGCAGAAACTTCGACAGGCGCTGTGTCTGACGCCAAAACCCTCTGTGCGCTAGCTAAAAAATACGATTGTCTAACGATCGTGGATGCGGTGACTTCCCTTGGCGGCGTTGAGCTGCGTGTGGACGATTGGGGCATTGATGCGGTGTATTCGGGCAGCCAGAAGTGTTTATCCTGCGTGCCGGGCCTGTCGCCATTGTCTTTTTCTGATGCGGCCGTGGCTAAATTAAAAGCGCGCAAAACACCGGTGCAAAGCTGGTTTTTAGATCAAAGCTTAGTGATGGGCTATTGGGGTGATGCCACTGGCGGCGCAAAGCGTAGCTATCACCACACTGCGCCTGTGAATACGCTGTATGCTTTGCATGAATCTTTGCGCTTGCTGGCGAATGAAGGCTTAGAAAAAGCATGGCAGCGCCACCGTGATATGCATCAGCTGCTGCGCTATGGTCTGGAATCTTTGGGGCTGGAGTTTGTGGTGGATACCGCCTACCGCCTGCCTCAGCTCAATACCGTACACATTCCCGCAGGGATTGACGATGCAGCGGTGCGTAAGGTGCTACTGGAAGATTACAACTTAGAAATCGGCGCAGGTTTGGGTGTGTTTGCGGGTAAAGCATGGCGAGTTGGCCTGATGGGCTACGGCGCACGGCGCGAAAATATTGCTCTGTGTGTGCATGCTTTGACGACGGTGCTGCGCTAA
- a CDS encoding alanine/glycine:cation symporter family protein: MQEWVNAINSWVWSPALIYLCLGVGLYFSIRTRFMQIRHIREMIRLMFDGKASAAGVSSFQALSLSLSGRVGTGNIAGVATAISFGGPGAIFWMWVVAFLGASTAYVESVLGQIYHEKHEGQYRGGPAFYIEKGLGWKWYSMLFACVTVIACGVLMPGVQANGIAAGLKTAFGLNPEVTGAIVVLLLGMIIFGGVKRIAKVAQVVVPFMALGYILIAFVVILLNIQQLPDVFMLIIRSAFGTEAGMGAMLGLAIQWGVKRGIYSNEAGQGTGPHAAAAAEVKHPAQQGLVQAFSVYIDTLFVCSATAFMILITGKYNVVAPDGQTIFTGLAGMTAGSDFTQAAVEQALPGFGSMFVGIALFFFAFTTILAYYYIAETNIAFLARKIPSAGLFFVLKLAILAVSFYGCIRTAELAWGLGDMGVGLMAWLNIIAILALQKPALAMLKDYEQQLSLKQDPIFNPKALGLNVAKHWHAKHLESEAVPEAPKA, from the coding sequence ATGCAAGAATGGGTTAATGCGATTAATAGCTGGGTCTGGAGCCCTGCTCTTATTTACTTATGCCTGGGTGTAGGGCTGTATTTTTCAATCCGTACCCGCTTTATGCAAATTCGCCATATCCGTGAAATGATTCGCCTGATGTTCGATGGTAAAGCGTCTGCTGCGGGTGTTTCATCGTTTCAAGCACTCTCTTTATCTCTTTCTGGCCGTGTGGGGACCGGGAATATTGCTGGGGTTGCCACGGCCATCTCTTTTGGCGGGCCGGGCGCTATTTTCTGGATGTGGGTCGTGGCTTTCTTAGGCGCAAGCACCGCTTACGTCGAATCGGTACTCGGACAAATTTATCACGAAAAACACGAGGGCCAGTACAGAGGCGGCCCCGCTTTTTATATTGAAAAAGGCTTAGGCTGGAAATGGTATTCCATGCTGTTTGCCTGTGTCACCGTCATTGCTTGCGGAGTACTGATGCCGGGCGTGCAAGCCAATGGGATTGCCGCCGGCTTAAAAACGGCCTTTGGCCTTAACCCAGAAGTCACAGGCGCAATCGTGGTGTTGTTACTTGGGATGATTATTTTTGGCGGTGTAAAACGTATTGCCAAAGTGGCGCAAGTGGTAGTGCCCTTTATGGCTCTGGGCTATATCCTGATTGCTTTTGTGGTGATTTTGCTCAATATCCAACAATTGCCCGATGTATTTATGCTGATTATCCGTTCTGCCTTTGGTACTGAAGCGGGTATGGGTGCCATGCTGGGCTTAGCGATCCAATGGGGTGTAAAACGCGGTATTTATTCAAATGAAGCAGGCCAAGGCACAGGGCCGCATGCAGCCGCTGCGGCCGAAGTCAAACACCCAGCCCAACAAGGCTTGGTGCAAGCATTTTCGGTGTATATCGACACACTCTTTGTATGCTCTGCCACCGCCTTTATGATTTTAATTACCGGCAAATACAATGTGGTGGCTCCCGATGGGCAGACTATTTTCACGGGACTAGCAGGCATGACGGCAGGGAGTGATTTTACTCAGGCAGCGGTAGAGCAAGCCCTGCCCGGCTTTGGCTCCATGTTTGTCGGCATCGCCCTATTCTTTTTCGCCTTCACCACAATTTTGGCTTACTACTATATTGCCGAAACCAATATCGCCTTTTTAGCCCGCAAAATTCCTTCTGCCGGACTATTTTTTGTTTTAAAACTAGCCATTCTTGCCGTGTCGTTCTACGGCTGCATTCGCACGGCAGAGCTGGCTTGGGGATTGGGTGATATGGGCGTTGGGCTGATGGCCTGGCTTAATATCATCGCCATTTTAGCGCTGCAAAAACCAGCCTTAGCGATGCTAAAAGACTATGAACAACAGCTCAGCCTTAAGCAGGATCCGATATTCAACCCTAAAGCCTTGGGGCTGAATGTAGCCAAACATTGGCATGCTAAGCATTTAGAATCTGAAGCAGTGCCAGAAGCACCAAAAGCTTAG
- a CDS encoding 2OG-Fe(II) oxygenase has translation MGQRIVRIAKKLSPDLISDLIHDEIAAVVIEAYYPAHLCDLLSNNILRSQDIDPYTHEVVEDDALLQKYFGVDRIGIPFNSTYNAANPEKINEYYREASVQIERLRAYCEHFLSPIDKLRLELDELFIPGATVAHFQNKKMLAGIVRISKAEQSYLSALEPHFDALPPKYAELDAQLAANIYLKVPDVGGELEIWDIPALTPFTQAPEQWRAQLPVPIKIKPKQGDLVIFNCRKPHAICAFLGEDRITTQMFMGYQLEKPLLLWN, from the coding sequence ATGGGTCAAAGAATAGTCAGAATCGCTAAAAAATTATCGCCTGATTTAATCAGTGATCTTATTCATGATGAGATTGCTGCAGTGGTAATAGAAGCCTATTACCCCGCACATTTATGCGATTTATTAAGTAATAATATATTACGCAGCCAGGATATCGATCCCTATACCCACGAAGTGGTTGAGGATGACGCGCTGCTGCAAAAGTATTTTGGTGTGGATCGGATCGGTATTCCTTTTAATAGCACTTATAACGCGGCTAATCCTGAAAAAATAAATGAATACTACCGCGAAGCCAGCGTGCAAATTGAGCGCTTGCGTGCGTATTGCGAGCACTTTTTATCACCCATTGATAAATTGCGCCTGGAATTAGATGAATTATTTATTCCAGGCGCAACGGTCGCTCATTTTCAGAATAAAAAAATGCTGGCGGGTATTGTGAGAATTAGCAAGGCGGAGCAATCTTATTTAAGCGCTTTAGAGCCACATTTTGATGCATTGCCGCCTAAATATGCCGAATTAGATGCCCAGCTTGCTGCTAATATTTATTTAAAAGTACCGGATGTGGGCGGGGAATTAGAAATATGGGATATCCCTGCACTGACACCTTTTACTCAAGCTCCGGAGCAATGGCGGGCTCAATTACCTGTTCCTATTAAAATAAAACCCAAACAAGGCGATCTGGTGATTTTTAACTGCCGTAAACCGCATGCAATTTGCGCGTTTTTGGGGGAAGACAGAATCACCACACAAATGTTTATGGGCTATCAGCTGGAAAAACCACTCTTGCTTTGGAATTAG
- a CDS encoding pyridoxal phosphate-dependent decarboxylase family protein, which yields MQQDFERALAEVSEWMNDYQQNVADYPVIAALKGGDILQQIPDFAPKDAEHFSGIFADFKKIIVPGVSHWQHPQFFGYFPSNTSPPSVLAEMLVASLGVQCMSWLTSPAATELEIRMMEWLRDLWGLPEAFSGVIQDSASSSTLIALLVAREKATQFEINQTGVAGHKLSAYCSSEAHTSIEKAIKIAGVGQQNLRKIPVDEHQSIRIDLLQKAIAEDIEQGFTPFFMVGALGTTGSTAVDDLSAMAKIAKAQQIWFHIDAAYAGSALMLPEVRQLAAGYTEADSMVVNPHKWLLCNFDCSAFFIRDKESLLKTFTLGLIPEYLKSPNSTDQTNFMNWGVGLGRRFRALKLWFVIRWYGTNGLRDLITHHLDLSAELERWIRQDPHFEVVAQRHFNLLCFRLKASDDVNMELLRRINASGKVFMTHTKINHQLALRMVTGQTEVNQQHVLEAWQLIQSQAKYLM from the coding sequence ATGCAGCAAGACTTTGAACGGGCCTTGGCCGAAGTCAGCGAATGGATGAATGATTATCAGCAGAATGTCGCTGATTATCCGGTGATTGCCGCATTAAAAGGCGGTGATATTTTGCAGCAGATTCCCGATTTTGCGCCCAAAGATGCCGAGCATTTCTCTGGAATTTTTGCCGATTTTAAAAAGATTATTGTGCCGGGCGTTAGCCATTGGCAGCATCCGCAATTTTTTGGGTATTTCCCTTCCAATACCAGCCCGCCTTCGGTACTAGCTGAAATGCTGGTGGCCAGCCTTGGCGTGCAATGCATGAGCTGGCTAACATCGCCTGCCGCGACAGAATTAGAAATCAGAATGATGGAGTGGCTGCGCGATTTATGGGGCTTGCCTGAGGCATTTTCGGGGGTGATTCAGGATTCCGCATCAAGCTCCACTCTGATTGCGCTTTTGGTAGCAAGGGAGAAAGCGACGCAGTTTGAAATTAATCAAACGGGTGTGGCAGGGCATAAATTAAGTGCCTACTGCTCATCCGAAGCGCATACCTCGATTGAAAAAGCGATCAAGATTGCCGGTGTAGGGCAGCAAAATCTAAGAAAAATCCCTGTTGATGAGCATCAGTCGATACGGATTGATCTCTTGCAAAAAGCCATTGCAGAGGATATCGAGCAAGGCTTTACGCCGTTTTTCATGGTGGGTGCATTGGGCACAACAGGCAGCACGGCCGTTGATGATTTATCCGCGATGGCTAAAATCGCCAAAGCGCAGCAGATCTGGTTTCATATCGACGCCGCCTACGCCGGATCGGCGCTGATGTTGCCCGAGGTGCGGCAATTGGCGGCAGGGTATACCGAGGCCGATAGCATGGTGGTGAATCCGCATAAATGGCTGCTATGCAATTTTGATTGTTCGGCGTTTTTTATTCGCGATAAAGAAAGCCTGCTCAAAACATTTACGCTGGGCCTGATTCCTGAATATTTAAAATCCCCCAATAGCACCGATCAAACTAATTTTATGAATTGGGGCGTGGGTCTTGGGCGGCGATTCAGGGCATTGAAGCTTTGGTTTGTGATACGTTGGTATGGCACAAATGGCTTAAGGGATTTGATTACTCATCATCTTGATTTAAGCGCCGAGCTAGAGCGCTGGATAAGGCAAGACCCACATTTTGAAGTTGTTGCCCAGCGGCACTTTAATCTGCTCTGCTTTCGCTTAAAAGCCAGTGACGACGTCAATATGGAGCTGCTGCGCCGTATCAATGCCAGCGGTAAAGTGTTTATGACTCATACCAAAATCAACCATCAATTGGCCCTCAGGATGGTGACTGGCCAAACGGAAGTCAATCAGCAGCATGTATTAGAGGCTTGGCAGTTGATTCAAAGCCAAGCAAAATATTTAATGTAA
- a CDS encoding substrate-binding periplasmic protein, whose protein sequence is MHNFIAFLLLMISGISAQSAELRVRIASGEFQPYLSKSLQNEGFISKIIRAAFKQENVMVSIAYYPWKRSYDMVKKGEADLTPYWVKTPEREQLFILSDPIDIVQYGFFHLKENKITQLNFSNLNKYKVGVSLGYSYGFAFDTARKKQQFIYDEAPSDEINIRKLIAKRIDLFTADKILGQYLIFTTLSPEEADKITFFPKNFAEEPVYLLISKKTPNGAEIADKFNKGLKKIKQNGEYQRIMQEAKKQ, encoded by the coding sequence GTGCATAATTTTATCGCCTTTTTACTACTTATGATCTCTGGCATCAGCGCGCAATCAGCTGAGCTGCGCGTTCGCATTGCCAGTGGGGAGTTCCAACCCTATCTATCAAAATCCCTACAAAACGAAGGGTTTATTAGCAAAATAATCAGAGCGGCTTTTAAGCAGGAAAACGTGATGGTTTCTATCGCTTATTACCCATGGAAAAGATCGTACGATATGGTAAAAAAAGGTGAAGCAGACCTCACACCTTATTGGGTTAAAACACCGGAGCGCGAGCAGCTATTTATTTTAAGCGACCCGATTGACATTGTGCAGTATGGTTTTTTCCATTTAAAAGAAAATAAAATTACACAACTCAATTTTAGTAACTTAAACAAATATAAAGTGGGTGTGAGCTTAGGCTATAGCTATGGTTTTGCCTTTGATACGGCAAGAAAAAAACAGCAATTTATATATGATGAAGCGCCAAGCGATGAGATCAACATCAGAAAATTAATCGCAAAGCGTATTGATTTATTTACCGCAGATAAAATACTTGGGCAATACCTTATTTTCACCACACTCTCCCCTGAGGAAGCAGACAAGATCACCTTCTTTCCAAAAAATTTCGCAGAAGAACCAGTTTACTTATTGATTTCTAAAAAAACACCGAATGGTGCAGAAATTGCCGATAAATTCAATAAAGGCCTTAAAAAAATCAAACAAAATGGCGAATATCAACGCATTATGCAAGAAGCAAAAAAACAATAA
- a CDS encoding HNH endonuclease: protein MGVGFKSGGLADVHNGLTLLSECHHLFHGEKVAFGTLVQLALENAPL from the coding sequence ATCGGGGTTGGCTTTAAAAGCGGCGGATTAGCGGACGTGCATAACGGGCTGACTTTGCTCAGCGAATGCCATCATTTATTTCACGGTGAGAAAGTAGCGTTTGGTACGCTCGTGCAATTGGCCCTAGAAAACGCGCCATTATAA
- a CDS encoding endonuclease/exonuclease/phosphatase family protein produces MIKVATYNIHKGLSLFNQRLVVHDVREALQALSPDLIFLQEVQGEHSQRIQRFSNWPVVPQHEYLAGNLHTAYGLNARYKLGHHGNALLSRFPILRWHNHDLTLHRFEQRGVLHCELAVPGWRQPLHALCVHLNLRAMDRRKQVKMLIERVLNDVPEDAPLVLAGDFNDWRGEATIQFARELGLIEAFNTLHGASAKSFPVQLPILSLDRVYLRGFSVQVANVLGGMPWSRLSDHAPLYAVLHRNEGAA; encoded by the coding sequence TTGATAAAGGTTGCAACTTACAACATTCACAAGGGATTGTCGCTCTTTAATCAGCGTTTGGTGGTGCATGATGTGCGCGAGGCCTTACAAGCTTTGTCGCCCGATTTGATTTTTTTACAGGAAGTGCAGGGCGAGCATAGCCAGCGGATACAGCGGTTTTCTAATTGGCCGGTTGTGCCGCAGCATGAGTATTTAGCTGGGAATTTACACACCGCTTATGGCTTAAATGCCCGTTATAAGCTGGGGCATCATGGTAATGCCTTGTTGTCGCGCTTTCCTATTTTGCGCTGGCATAATCATGACTTAACTTTGCATCGCTTTGAGCAGCGCGGGGTTTTGCATTGTGAGCTAGCCGTGCCGGGCTGGCGTCAGCCTTTGCATGCCCTCTGTGTGCACCTTAATTTGCGTGCAATGGATAGGCGTAAGCAGGTGAAAATGCTGATCGAGCGGGTATTAAATGATGTGCCTGAAGACGCGCCCCTCGTGCTTGCTGGAGATTTTAATGATTGGCGAGGCGAAGCCACGATACAGTTTGCGCGTGAGCTGGGCCTGATTGAGGCGTTTAATACTTTGCATGGTGCATCTGCTAAAAGCTTTCCTGTGCAATTGCCTATTTTGTCTTTAGATCGGGTGTATTTGCGGGGGTTTTCCGTGCAAGTGGCAAATGTATTGGGGGGCATGCCTTGGTCGCGTTTATCGGATCATGCTCCGCTGTATGCAGTTTTACACCGCAATGAAGGGGCAGCGTAA